In a genomic window of Comamonadaceae bacterium OTU4NAUVB1:
- a CDS encoding TlpA family protein disulfide reductase, with the protein MTAPGAPVDADALDVGKRRRRILAGGVALAAAGLGAGTALWRHRVAPEGGDEALDPVFWTTRLERPEGGELDLASLRGRPTLVNFWATWCPPCVEELPLLDAFFREQRASGWQVVGLAIDRPDAVRRFLGTTPVSFPVGIAGLSGTDLVRRLGNTAGGLPFTLVLGADGRVAVRKMGRLDRADLTAWRARLHG; encoded by the coding sequence ATGACGGCGCCCGGAGCGCCCGTGGATGCCGATGCCCTCGACGTCGGCAAGCGCCGCCGCAGGATCCTCGCGGGCGGGGTCGCGCTGGCGGCGGCCGGACTGGGCGCGGGAACGGCGTTGTGGCGCCATCGCGTGGCCCCCGAGGGCGGGGACGAGGCACTGGACCCGGTGTTCTGGACGACGCGCCTGGAACGCCCCGAAGGCGGCGAACTGGACCTCGCCAGCCTGCGCGGCAGGCCGACACTGGTCAATTTCTGGGCCACGTGGTGCCCGCCCTGCGTCGAGGAACTGCCGTTGCTCGACGCGTTCTTCCGCGAACAGCGCGCGTCCGGCTGGCAGGTGGTGGGTCTGGCGATCGACCGGCCCGACGCCGTGCGCCGCTTTCTCGGGACCACGCCCGTGAGCTTCCCGGTCGGCATCGCCGGACTGTCCGGCACCGACCTCGTGCGGCGCCTGGGCAACACGGCCGGTGGGCTGCCGTTCACGCTGGTGCTGGGGGCCGACGGCCGGGTCGCAGTGCGTAAGATGGGTCGTCTCGATCGCGCAGACCTCACCGCCTGGCGTGCAAGACTTCACGGTTAG
- the accB gene encoding acetyl-CoA carboxylase biotin carboxyl carrier protein, protein MDLRKLKTLIDLVSESNISELEITETEGKVRIVKGGVAAPVQYVQSVAAPAAAVAGPASAAEPVAAVAAAAAGHVVKSPMVGTFYRSSSPGAAAFVEIGSQVKEGDTVCIIEAMKILNEIEADKSGTITQILGDNGQAVEYGQPLFVIE, encoded by the coding sequence ATGGATCTGCGCAAGCTCAAGACACTGATCGATCTGGTGTCCGAATCGAATATTTCCGAACTGGAGATCACCGAGACCGAGGGCAAGGTCCGCATCGTCAAGGGTGGCGTCGCCGCACCCGTGCAGTACGTCCAGTCCGTGGCGGCGCCCGCCGCGGCGGTGGCCGGTCCGGCTTCCGCCGCGGAACCCGTCGCCGCCGTGGCGGCCGCGGCCGCCGGCCATGTGGTCAAGTCGCCGATGGTGGGCACGTTCTATCGCTCGTCGAGTCCGGGCGCCGCGGCGTTCGTGGAGATCGGCAGCCAGGTGAAGGAGGGCGACACGGTCTGCATCATCGAGGCGATGAAGATCCTCAACGAGATCGAGGCCGACAAGTCCGGCACCATCACGCAGATCCTGGGCGACAACGGCCAGGCCGTCGAATACGGCCAGCCGCTCTTCGTCATCGAATGA
- the accC gene encoding acetyl-CoA carboxylase biotin carboxylase subunit, translating to MFKKILVANRGEIALRIQRACSELGIKAVMVYSEADREAKYVKLAQEAVCIGPAPSSHSYLNMPAIISAAEVTDAEAIHPGYGFLSENANFAERVEQSGFQFIGPTPENIRTMGDKVSAKQAMIKAGVPCVPGSEGELSDDAATNKRIARAIGYPVIIKAAGGGGGRGMRVVHTEAALVNAIQMTKAEAGAAFNNPAVYMEKFLQNPRHVEIQILADKHKNAVYLGERDCSMQRRHQKVIEESPAPGIPRKLIEKIGERCAAACKRIGYRGAGTFEFLYENGEFYFIEMNTRVQVEHPVTEFTTGIDIVKTQIMVAAGEKLPFTQRQIEMRGHSIECRINAEDAYKFTPSPGRITMWHAPGGPGVRVDSHVYTNYFVPPNYDSMIGKIIVHGDTREQALARMRTALNETVVEGIQTNIPLHRELMVDAKFMAGGTNIHYLEEWLAARAR from the coding sequence ATGTTCAAGAAGATCCTGGTCGCCAATCGCGGCGAGATCGCACTGAGAATCCAGCGGGCCTGCAGCGAACTCGGCATCAAGGCCGTGATGGTCTATTCGGAAGCCGATCGCGAAGCCAAGTACGTGAAACTGGCGCAGGAGGCGGTGTGCATCGGCCCGGCGCCGTCGTCGCACAGCTACCTCAACATGCCCGCCATCATCTCGGCGGCCGAAGTGACCGACGCCGAGGCGATCCACCCGGGCTACGGTTTCCTGAGCGAGAACGCCAACTTCGCCGAACGCGTCGAGCAGAGCGGCTTCCAGTTCATCGGACCGACGCCCGAGAACATCCGCACGATGGGCGACAAGGTCTCGGCCAAGCAGGCCATGATCAAGGCCGGCGTGCCCTGCGTGCCGGGCTCCGAGGGCGAACTGTCCGACGACGCGGCCACCAACAAGCGCATCGCGCGCGCCATCGGCTACCCGGTCATCATCAAGGCCGCAGGCGGTGGCGGCGGTCGCGGCATGCGCGTGGTGCACACCGAAGCGGCCCTGGTCAACGCCATCCAGATGACCAAGGCGGAAGCCGGCGCGGCCTTCAACAATCCGGCCGTGTACATGGAGAAGTTCCTCCAGAACCCGCGCCACGTCGAGATCCAGATCCTCGCGGACAAGCACAAGAACGCCGTCTACCTCGGCGAGCGCGACTGCTCGATGCAGCGCCGCCACCAGAAGGTGATCGAGGAGTCGCCCGCGCCGGGCATTCCGCGCAAGCTGATCGAGAAGATCGGCGAGCGCTGCGCCGCCGCCTGCAAGCGCATCGGCTACCGGGGCGCCGGCACCTTCGAGTTCCTCTACGAGAACGGCGAGTTCTATTTCATCGAGATGAACACGCGCGTGCAGGTCGAGCATCCGGTGACGGAGTTCACCACGGGCATCGACATCGTGAAGACGCAGATCATGGTGGCCGCCGGTGAGAAGCTGCCGTTCACGCAGCGCCAGATCGAGATGCGGGGCCACTCCATCGAATGCCGCATCAATGCCGAGGATGCCTACAAGTTCACGCCGTCCCCGGGCCGCATCACGATGTGGCACGCACCGGGCGGGCCGGGCGTGCGGGTCGACTCGCACGTCTACACGAACTACTTCGTGCCGCCGAACTACGACTCGATGATCGGCAAGATCATCGTCCACGGCGACACGCGCGAGCAGGCCCTGGCGCGCATGCGCACGGCGCTCAACGAGACCGTGGTCGAAGGCATCCAGACCAACATTCCGCTGCACCGCGAACTGATGGTGGACGCCAAGTTCATGGCCGGCGGCACCAACATCCACTACCTCGAGGAGTGGCTCGCGGCGCGGGCCCGTTGA
- the prmA gene encoding 50S ribosomal protein L11 methyltransferase has protein sequence MFELRLLAPEDHVEDLSDALDALDALSVSVEDADAQTDAEQALFGEPGMPPPKDGWQRSRVIALFADEAAARAAADVLAAQDFFAGCQVLGVAHVPEQDWVRLTQSQFAPVEITSEFWIVPTWHEPPAQARQVIRLDPGLAFGTGTHPTTRMCLRWLATRAGGSPGRVLDYGCGSGILAIGAAKFGATDLDAVDIDPAAVEATRLNAEANGVALNAGLPDAARGAYDVVLANILATPLKVLAPLLCAHVKPGGALVLAGILARQADELKSAYAPHAALEVSDSEEGWILMTARF, from the coding sequence ATGTTCGAACTGCGACTACTCGCCCCCGAGGACCATGTCGAGGATCTGAGCGACGCGCTCGACGCGCTCGACGCGCTGAGCGTGTCGGTCGAGGATGCCGATGCCCAGACCGACGCCGAGCAGGCATTGTTCGGCGAGCCGGGCATGCCCCCGCCCAAGGACGGCTGGCAGCGCTCGCGCGTCATCGCCCTGTTCGCCGACGAGGCGGCCGCGCGAGCGGCGGCCGACGTGCTGGCCGCGCAGGATTTCTTCGCCGGCTGCCAGGTCCTGGGCGTGGCCCACGTGCCCGAGCAGGACTGGGTGCGACTCACCCAGTCGCAGTTCGCGCCGGTCGAGATCACGAGCGAGTTCTGGATCGTGCCGACCTGGCACGAACCGCCCGCGCAGGCGCGCCAGGTGATCCGCCTGGACCCCGGTCTCGCCTTCGGCACCGGCACCCACCCCACCACGCGCATGTGCCTGCGCTGGCTCGCGACGCGCGCGGGCGGCTCGCCCGGGCGCGTGCTCGACTACGGCTGCGGCAGCGGCATCCTGGCCATCGGCGCGGCGAAGTTCGGCGCCACCGACCTCGACGCGGTCGACATCGATCCGGCGGCGGTGGAGGCCACGCGCCTGAACGCCGAGGCCAACGGCGTCGCGCTGAACGCCGGGCTGCCCGATGCCGCCCGCGGTGCCTACGACGTCGTGCTGGCCAACATCCTGGCCACGCCCCTGAAGGTGCTCGCGCCCCTGCTGTGCGCGCATGTGAAGCCGGGCGGTGCGCTGGTGCTCGCGGGCATCCTCGCGCGACAGGCCGACGAACTCAAGAGCGCCTACGCGCCCCATGCCGCGCTCGAGGTCAGCGACAGCGAAGAAGGCTGGATCCTGATGACGGCGCGTTTCTGA
- a CDS encoding zinc-ribbon domain-containing protein, which yields MSLATRCPACGTTFRIEPDQLALADGWARCGRCSAVFDAAAERREHPDDVVDTAVASAPGPGLTLPPAPAPSDADAFGAALLNFRLDAPPPSASSSRTDDPFEAPDEVDERAPATPAAPESLSPPGPPGPPAFDPWRELPSLSLGPDPVSPAQGQVPAPASMATQADSPPPVASVPPAPVVDADTLWPVPPSASTEPAMPGASGVRPAARAESVAPAGVIHAASEPVAGERDGAHGPRGTGRRRSWRVAIVVVVIVLLAVALLAQVLHRQRDVLAAHHPALRPALAGLCGLAGCTMGPLRRPGDIAIESATFTHVQDSDRYRLAFVLRNQADVPLAVPAIELSLLDVQERAVVRRVLMPPEFGVSEATLPTLAERAGAVSFALDGPGDGEGPPPRIAGYAMVAFYP from the coding sequence ATGAGCCTCGCCACCCGCTGCCCCGCCTGCGGCACGACCTTCCGGATCGAGCCGGACCAACTCGCGCTCGCCGATGGCTGGGCGCGCTGCGGCCGCTGCAGCGCGGTCTTCGATGCGGCGGCGGAGCGCCGCGAGCATCCGGACGACGTGGTCGACACCGCCGTGGCGTCCGCACCCGGTCCCGGCCTCACCTTGCCGCCGGCGCCTGCGCCGAGCGATGCCGACGCGTTCGGCGCGGCGCTCCTGAACTTCCGCCTCGACGCACCGCCGCCGTCCGCGTCGAGTTCCCGGACCGACGATCCCTTCGAGGCGCCCGACGAAGTCGACGAGCGCGCGCCGGCGACGCCGGCCGCGCCGGAGTCCCTGTCCCCTCCGGGCCCTCCCGGGCCTCCCGCCTTCGACCCCTGGCGCGAATTGCCATCGCTGAGCCTGGGGCCCGATCCCGTGTCGCCCGCCCAGGGTCAGGTTCCGGCCCCGGCATCGATGGCGACCCAGGCGGACTCGCCGCCTCCGGTGGCATCGGTGCCTCCGGCGCCGGTGGTGGACGCGGACACCCTGTGGCCCGTGCCACCGTCCGCGTCGACCGAACCGGCGATGCCGGGCGCATCGGGCGTCCGGCCGGCCGCGCGCGCGGAATCGGTGGCGCCGGCCGGCGTGATCCATGCCGCCAGCGAACCGGTGGCCGGCGAGCGGGACGGTGCGCACGGGCCGCGCGGCACGGGACGCCGCCGGTCCTGGCGCGTCGCGATCGTCGTGGTGGTGATCGTGCTGCTGGCGGTGGCGCTGCTGGCGCAGGTGCTCCATCGCCAGCGCGATGTGCTCGCCGCGCATCACCCGGCGCTGCGTCCGGCGCTCGCGGGCCTGTGCGGACTGGCCGGTTGCACGATGGGACCGCTGCGCAGGCCGGGCGACATCGCCATCGAAAGCGCGACCTTCACCCATGTCCAGGACAGCGACCGCTACCGGCTGGCCTTCGTCCTGCGCAACCAGGCCGACGTGCCGCTCGCGGTGCCGGCGATCGAACTCTCCCTGCTCGACGTCCAGGAGCGCGCGGTCGTCCGGCGGGTGCTGATGCCGCCTGAATTCGGCGTGTCGGAGGCGACCCTGCCCACGCTCGCCGAACGCGCGGGCGCCGTGTCCTTCGCCCTGGACGGCCCGGGCGATGGCGAAGGCCCGCCACCCCGCATCGCGGGCTACGCGATGGTCGCCTTCTATCCCTGA
- a CDS encoding carbohydrate kinase family protein gives MAAVICGSLAFDTIMNFDGRFADQILPGQLHILNVSFLVPALRRDHGGCAGNIAYGLNALGGHALPMATVGSDGADYIARLRELGIGTEFVRSLDDTYTAQCFITTDRDNNQITAFHPGAMQQAHLTRVEAREDIRLGIVSPDGREAMLQHAEQFQAAGIPFVFDPGQGLPMFSGEELLRFVDQADWVTVNDYEGKMLCDRTGLDNAGLSRRVRGLIVTLGAEGCEVWIDGERTHVPAVVPTAIVDPTGCGDAWRAALLFGLEKDWPLVRCAELGNRLGALKIAQRGPQNYQVDRAALGL, from the coding sequence ATGGCAGCAGTGATTTGCGGTTCCCTCGCGTTCGACACCATCATGAATTTCGACGGCCGGTTCGCCGACCAGATCCTGCCCGGCCAACTGCACATCCTGAACGTTTCGTTCCTGGTGCCGGCCCTGCGACGCGACCACGGCGGCTGCGCCGGCAACATCGCCTACGGCCTGAACGCCCTGGGCGGGCATGCGCTGCCGATGGCCACCGTCGGCAGCGATGGCGCCGACTACATCGCGCGCCTGCGCGAACTGGGCATCGGCACCGAGTTCGTCCGTTCCCTGGACGACACCTACACCGCGCAGTGCTTCATCACCACCGACCGGGACAACAACCAGATCACGGCCTTTCATCCGGGTGCGATGCAGCAGGCGCACCTGACGCGCGTCGAGGCGCGCGAGGACATCCGGCTGGGCATCGTCTCGCCGGACGGGCGCGAGGCCATGCTGCAGCACGCCGAGCAGTTCCAGGCGGCGGGCATTCCCTTCGTGTTCGATCCGGGTCAGGGGCTGCCGATGTTCAGTGGCGAGGAACTGCTGCGCTTCGTCGATCAGGCCGACTGGGTCACCGTCAACGACTACGAGGGCAAGATGCTGTGCGATCGCACGGGGCTCGACAACGCCGGGCTGTCGCGCCGCGTGCGGGGTCTGATCGTGACGCTGGGCGCCGAGGGCTGCGAAGTCTGGATCGACGGCGAGCGCACGCACGTGCCGGCGGTGGTGCCGACGGCCATCGTCGATCCGACGGGATGCGGCGATGCCTGGCGCGCCGCGCTGCTGTTCGGACTCGAGAAGGACTGGCCCCTGGTGCGGTGCGCCGAACTCGGCAACCGATTGGGCGCCTTGAAGATCGCGCAGCGCGGACCCCAGAACTACCAGGTCGATCGCGCGGCGCTGGGCCTCTAG
- a CDS encoding histone codes for MATAKKATASKTDTKKAPEKQAGAAKTTTATAKKTTASTKTTPAKKAPATKVATTTAPKAAAKKAPAAKKAAPAKKTAAAKTAPATGKAPTAAKKATASTPATTAKKTATTASPAKKATTSSTATAKKATTATKASPKKTAAAKPAATASKTSQGKTATATKAAPTKAPSRSADKAPTTTAKASATKTTPAKTAAKPSVKTAGKTAEKPVTAAKSAPKKAAGKASAAAPAPAPAAQTTLNPQAAWPFPTAGKP; via the coding sequence ATGGCAACTGCAAAGAAGGCGACGGCTTCCAAGACCGACACCAAGAAGGCTCCGGAGAAGCAGGCGGGAGCGGCCAAGACGACGACCGCGACGGCCAAGAAAACCACGGCATCGACGAAGACCACACCGGCGAAGAAGGCACCGGCGACCAAGGTGGCCACGACGACCGCGCCGAAGGCTGCGGCCAAGAAGGCGCCGGCGGCGAAGAAGGCGGCACCGGCCAAGAAGACGGCGGCGGCCAAGACCGCGCCGGCGACCGGCAAGGCGCCGACCGCTGCCAAGAAGGCGACGGCGTCGACGCCCGCGACCACCGCCAAGAAGACCGCCACGACGGCGAGCCCGGCGAAGAAGGCCACGACGTCGTCGACCGCGACGGCCAAGAAGGCGACCACGGCCACCAAGGCATCGCCCAAGAAGACGGCAGCCGCCAAGCCCGCGGCCACGGCGTCGAAAACGTCGCAGGGCAAGACGGCGACCGCGACGAAGGCGGCGCCGACCAAGGCACCTTCCAGGTCGGCCGACAAGGCACCGACGACCACGGCCAAGGCCAGCGCGACCAAGACCACGCCCGCGAAGACCGCTGCGAAGCCGTCCGTCAAGACCGCCGGAAAAACCGCTGAAAAGCCCGTCACGGCAGCGAAGTCCGCACCGAAGAAGGCAGCAGGCAAGGCCAGCGCCGCCGCACCCGCGCCGGCACCCGCCGCGCAGACGACGCTGAATCCGCAAGCCGCGTGGCCTTTTCCGACGGCCGGCAAGCCCTGA
- a CDS encoding ribonucleotide-diphosphate reductase subunit beta: MLTWDEEVKPSSSKDMQHGLHHSSPSDAPSARSSALPTSPTRPSAPRADVVSAPAFPSAPAPTASEPAVARRVNAADKRIINGQTDVNQLVPFKYKWAWEKYLATCANHWMPQEVNMTRDIALWKDPNGLTEDERRIVKRNLGFFVTADSLAANNIVLGTYRHITAPECRQFLLRQAFEEAIHTHAYQYIVESLGLDESEIFNAYNEVPSIRNKDEFLIPFIEAISDPNFKTGTHETDQTLLKSLIVFACLMEGLFFYVGFTQILALGRQNKMTGAAEQYQYILRDESMHCNFGIDLINQLKLENPQLWTADFKAEIKDLFMKAVELEYQYAEDTMPRGVLGMNASMFKGYLRYIANRRAQQIGLETLFPNEENPFPWMSEMIDLKKERNFFETRVIEYQSGGALSWD, encoded by the coding sequence ATGTTGACCTGGGACGAAGAAGTCAAGCCATCCTCATCGAAGGACATGCAACACGGGTTGCATCATTCGTCGCCCAGCGACGCGCCTTCCGCGCGTTCGTCGGCACTTCCGACGTCGCCGACCCGCCCTTCGGCACCTCGCGCGGACGTCGTCTCCGCCCCCGCTTTCCCCTCCGCGCCGGCACCCACCGCCTCCGAGCCCGCCGTCGCCCGCCGCGTCAACGCGGCCGACAAGCGCATCATCAACGGCCAGACCGACGTCAACCAGCTGGTGCCCTTCAAGTACAAGTGGGCCTGGGAAAAGTACCTTGCCACCTGCGCCAACCACTGGATGCCGCAGGAGGTGAACATGACGCGCGACATCGCGCTGTGGAAGGACCCCAACGGCCTGACCGAGGACGAGCGCCGCATCGTCAAGCGCAATCTCGGGTTCTTCGTGACCGCCGATTCGCTGGCCGCCAACAACATCGTGCTGGGCACCTACCGCCACATCACCGCGCCCGAATGCCGCCAGTTCCTGTTGCGTCAGGCCTTCGAGGAAGCGATCCATACGCACGCCTATCAGTACATCGTCGAGTCGCTCGGCCTCGACGAGAGCGAGATCTTCAACGCCTACAACGAGGTGCCGTCGATCCGCAACAAGGACGAGTTCCTGATCCCCTTCATCGAGGCGATCAGCGATCCGAACTTCAAGACCGGCACGCACGAGACCGACCAGACCCTGCTCAAGTCGCTGATCGTGTTCGCCTGCCTGATGGAGGGTCTGTTCTTCTATGTCGGCTTCACGCAGATCCTGGCGCTCGGCCGTCAGAACAAGATGACCGGTGCCGCCGAGCAGTACCAGTACATCCTGCGCGACGAGTCCATGCACTGCAATTTCGGCATCGACCTGATCAACCAGTTGAAGCTGGAGAACCCGCAGTTGTGGACCGCCGACTTCAAGGCCGAGATCAAGGACCTCTTCATGAAGGCGGTCGAGCTCGAATACCAGTACGCCGAGGACACCATGCCTCGTGGCGTGCTTGGCATGAACGCCTCGATGTTCAAGGGCTACCTGCGCTACATCGCCAACCGGCGGGCGCAGCAGATCGGTCTGGAGACGCTGTTCCCCAACGAGGAGAACCCGTTTCCCTGGATGAGCGAGATGATCGATCTGAAGAAGGAACGCAATTTCTTCGAGACCCGCGTGATCGAGTACCAGTCGGGCGGCGCGCTCTCCTGGGATTGA
- a CDS encoding ribonucleoside-diphosphate reductase subunit alpha, translating into MQPALNTPSTSRASTARTATAPARDAAGAASAETLSHYQIIRRNGAVVPFEPSKIAVAMMKAFLAVHGTQGAASASVRETVDTLTQAVVRALVRSRPGGGTFHIEDVQDQVELGLMRGGHHEIARAYVLYRERRTQERARQVAQETPAAPALHVMDGGERVALDMAELKGLIESACENLGESITAAPIVAETMRNLYDGVPLDEVYKASILAARTLIEKDPDYTFATARLLLHTIFKEIVGREVMPAERTQAYVDYFPQFIKKGVDNELLDEKLLQFDLPRLGAALKAERDLQFDYLGLQTLYDRYFLHVRKTRIELPQAFFMRVAMGLSLGEVDREARAIEFYEVLSSFDFMSSTPTLFNAGTLRSQLSSCYLTTVPDDLDGIYESIKENALLSKFAGGLGNDWTRVRALGSHIKGTNGESQGVVPFLKVVNDTAVAVNQGGKRKGAVCTYLETWHLDIEEFLELRKNTGDDRRRTHDMNTANWIPDLFMRRVMEKGQWTLFSPNDVPDLHDLFGSAFETAYVAYEAKAARGEISPSRTVAASDLWRKMLTMLFETGHPWITFKDACNVRSPQQHAGVVHSSNLCTEITLNTSDTETAVCNLGSVNLLQHLKDGQVDQEKLKRTISTAMRMLDNVIDINYYAVKKARDSNLRHRPVGLGLMGFQDALYELRIPYASQEAVEFADRSMEAICYHAYWASTDLAKERGKYSSYKGSLWDQGVLPIDTLDMLAQARGGYVEVDRSATLDWEALRRKIKADGMRNSNCVAIAPTATISNIIGVDASIEPCFGNLSVKSNLSGEFTVINHYLVRDLKRLGLWDDVMVMDLKHFDGSLRPIDRVPQDVKALYGTAFEVETKWLVEAAARRQKWIDQAQSLNIYMAGASGKKLDETYKLAWLRGLKTTYYLRTQSATHAEKSTVQSGRLNAVTSGGDGASSPSQGAAAPSALEAAARAAQAQLAAMPATDIAFCGVDDPTCEACQ; encoded by the coding sequence ATGCAACCTGCCCTGAACACCCCCTCCACGTCCCGCGCCAGCACCGCGAGGACCGCCACCGCGCCCGCGCGCGACGCCGCCGGCGCCGCCTCGGCCGAGACGCTGTCGCACTACCAGATCATCCGTCGCAACGGCGCCGTGGTGCCCTTCGAGCCCAGCAAGATCGCCGTGGCGATGATGAAGGCCTTCCTGGCGGTGCACGGCACGCAGGGCGCGGCCTCGGCCAGCGTGCGCGAGACCGTCGACACGCTGACGCAGGCGGTCGTGCGCGCCCTGGTGCGCTCGCGTCCGGGCGGCGGCACCTTCCACATCGAGGACGTGCAGGACCAGGTCGAGCTCGGCCTGATGCGCGGCGGCCACCACGAGATCGCGCGCGCCTACGTGCTCTATCGCGAGCGCCGCACCCAGGAGCGCGCCCGCCAGGTCGCCCAGGAGACGCCGGCCGCGCCGGCCCTGCACGTGATGGACGGCGGCGAGCGCGTCGCGCTCGACATGGCCGAGCTCAAGGGGCTGATCGAGTCGGCCTGCGAGAACCTCGGCGAGAGCATCACGGCCGCGCCCATCGTGGCCGAGACGATGCGCAACCTCTACGACGGCGTGCCCCTCGACGAGGTCTACAAGGCCTCGATCCTGGCGGCCCGCACGCTGATCGAGAAGGACCCCGACTACACCTTCGCCACCGCGCGCCTGCTGCTGCACACGATCTTCAAGGAGATCGTCGGCCGCGAGGTGATGCCCGCCGAGCGCACGCAGGCCTACGTCGACTATTTCCCGCAGTTCATCAAGAAGGGCGTGGACAACGAACTGCTCGACGAGAAGCTGCTGCAGTTCGACCTGCCGCGCCTGGGCGCCGCGCTCAAGGCCGAGCGCGACCTGCAGTTCGACTACCTCGGCCTGCAGACGCTCTACGACCGCTACTTCCTGCACGTGCGCAAGACGCGCATCGAACTCCCGCAGGCCTTCTTCATGCGCGTGGCGATGGGCTTGTCGCTCGGCGAGGTGGACCGCGAGGCGCGCGCCATCGAGTTCTACGAGGTGCTGTCGTCGTTCGACTTCATGTCGAGCACGCCCACGCTGTTCAACGCCGGCACGCTGCGCTCGCAGCTGTCGTCGTGCTACCTGACCACCGTGCCCGACGACCTCGACGGCATCTACGAGTCGATCAAGGAGAACGCGCTGCTGTCGAAGTTCGCCGGCGGCCTGGGCAACGACTGGACGCGCGTGCGCGCCCTCGGCTCGCACATCAAGGGCACCAACGGCGAATCCCAGGGCGTGGTGCCGTTCCTGAAGGTCGTCAACGACACGGCCGTGGCCGTGAACCAGGGCGGCAAGCGCAAGGGCGCGGTCTGCACCTACCTGGAGACCTGGCACCTCGACATCGAGGAATTCCTGGAGCTGCGCAAGAACACCGGCGACGACCGTCGCCGCACGCACGACATGAACACCGCCAACTGGATCCCCGACCTCTTCATGCGCCGCGTGATGGAGAAGGGCCAGTGGACGCTGTTCTCGCCCAACGACGTGCCCGACCTGCACGACCTGTTCGGCAGCGCCTTCGAGACCGCCTACGTCGCCTACGAGGCGAAGGCCGCGCGCGGCGAGATCTCGCCCTCGCGCACCGTCGCGGCGAGCGACCTGTGGCGCAAGATGCTCACGATGCTGTTCGAGACCGGCCATCCCTGGATCACCTTCAAGGACGCCTGCAACGTGCGCTCGCCCCAGCAGCACGCGGGCGTCGTGCACTCGTCGAACCTGTGCACCGAGATCACGCTCAACACCAGCGACACCGAGACCGCCGTGTGCAACCTGGGCTCGGTCAACCTGCTGCAGCACCTGAAGGATGGCCAGGTCGACCAGGAGAAGCTCAAGCGCACGATCTCCACGGCGATGCGCATGCTCGACAACGTGATCGACATCAACTACTACGCCGTCAAGAAGGCACGCGATTCCAACCTGCGCCACCGCCCGGTGGGCCTGGGCCTGATGGGCTTCCAGGACGCCCTCTACGAACTGCGCATTCCCTACGCGTCGCAGGAAGCCGTGGAATTCGCGGACCGTTCGATGGAAGCCATCTGCTATCACGCCTACTGGGCCTCGACCGACCTGGCCAAGGAACGCGGCAAGTACTCCAGCTACAAGGGCTCGCTGTGGGACCAGGGCGTGCTGCCCATCGACACGCTCGACATGCTGGCGCAGGCCCGTGGCGGCTACGTCGAGGTCGACCGCTCGGCCACGCTCGACTGGGAGGCGCTGCGCCGCAAGATCAAGGCCGACGGCATGCGCAACTCCAACTGCGTGGCCATCGCACCGACCGCGACCATCTCCAACATCATCGGCGTGGACGCTTCGATCGAGCCGTGCTTCGGCAACCTGTCGGTCAAGTCGAACCTCTCGGGCGAATTCACCGTCATCAACCACTACCTCGTGCGCGACCTCAAGCGTCTGGGCCTGTGGGACGACGTGATGGTCATGGACCTCAAGCACTTCGACGGTTCGCTGCGTCCGATCGACCGCGTGCCGCAGGACGTCAAGGCGCTCTACGGCACCGCGTTCGAGGTCGAGACGAAATGGCTGGTCGAGGCCGCCGCGCGGCGCCAGAAATGGATCGACCAGGCGCAGTCGCTCAACATCTACATGGCCGGCGCGTCGGGCAAGAAGCTCGACGAAACCTACAAGCTCGCCTGGCTGCGCGGCCTGAAGACCACCTACTACCTGCGCACCCAGAGCGCCACGCACGCCGAGAAATCGACCGTGCAGTCGGGCCGGCTCAATGCCGTCACCTCCGGCGGCGACGGCGCTTCCTCGCCGTCGCAGGGCGCGGCGGCACCGAGCGCGCTGGAAGCCGCGGCACGCGCCGCGCAGGCGCAGCTCGCCGCCATGCCGGCCACCGACATCGCGTTCTGCGGCGTCGACGATCCGACCTGCGAAGCGTGCCAGTGA